The proteins below are encoded in one region of Sebastes fasciatus isolate fSebFas1 chromosome 16, fSebFas1.pri, whole genome shotgun sequence:
- the LOC141752577 gene encoding tripartite motif-containing protein 16-like: protein MAQQVILDRDKLSCSICLDLLKDPVTIPCGHSYCMSCIKDYWGEEHETKTHSCPQCRQSFTPRPVLVKNTILAELVEELKKAGLQAASPDHSSAGPGDVACDYCSGMKVKALKSCLVCIASYCEQHLQPHYNVAPLKKHKLVEATLKLQENICSQHDEVMKIFCRTDQKCICYLCSMDDHKGHDTVSAAAERVEKQKEVGASRQEIQQRVQDREKDVKVLQQRVEAINLSADETVRDSEKIFTELIRLIEKRSSEMKQQIRSQQTTQVSRAKELEEKLQQEITELRRKDTELETLSHTEDHLHFLNNYPSLSRLSETKDVPSIDICPLRSFEDVTAAVSEVRDKLQAVLSEEWGKISLAVTEVDVLQAEPRTRAEFMKYSSQITLDPNTAYNRLSLSDRDRKAKVMNGKQLYLDHQDRFRERSQVLSREGLTGRCYWEVKWSGRVYIAVAYKDIRRTGTMIECGFGCNDKSWSLECNSSSYTFRHNNICTSVSGPQSSRIGVYLDHRAGTLSYYSVSETMTLLHRVQTTFTQPLYPGFWIPNCDVGDTPELCELK from the coding sequence ATGGCGCAGCAAGTGATTCTGGATCGAGACAAACTGAGCTGttcaatctgtctggatcttctaaaggatccggtgactattCCCTGTgggcacagctactgcatgagctGTATTAAAGACTACTGGGGTGAGGAGCATGAGACGaagacacacagctgccctcagtgcaggcagagcttcacaccgaggcctgtcctggtgAAAAATACCATATTAGCAgagttagtggaggaactgaagaaagcAGGACTTCAAGCTGCTTCACCTGATCATTCCTCTGCTGGACCTGGAGACGTGGCCTGTGATTACTGCTCTGGGATGAAGgtaaaagccctcaagtcctgtctggtgtgtatagcctcttactgtgagcagcacctccagcctcactacAATGTagctccattaaagaaacacaagctggttgaggccactttaaagctccaggagaacatctgctctcagcatgacgaggtgatgaagattttctgccgCACTGATCAGAAGTGCATCTGCTATCTCTGCTCCATGGATGATCATAAAGGTCATGACACAGTCTccgctgcagcagagagggtTGAGAAGCAGAAGGAAGTCGGGGCGAGTCGGCAAGAAATCCAACAGAgagtccaggacagagagaaagacgtgaAGGTGCTTCAGCAGAGGGTGGAGGCTATCAATCTTTCTGCAGATGAAActgtgagagacagtgagaagatcttcactgagctgatccgtctcattgaGAAAAGAAGCTCTGAGATGAAGCAGCagatcagatcccagcagacaaCTCAAGTGAGTCGAGCTAAAGAGcttgaggagaagctgcagcaggagatcactgagctgcggaggaaagacactgagctggagacgctctcacacacagaggatcacctcCATTTCCTAAACAACTACCCCTCGCTGTCACGTCTGAGCGAAACTAAAGACGTTCCCAGCATTGATATCTGTCCTCTGCGCTCCTTTGAGGATGTGACAGCGGcggtgtcagaggtcagagataaACTGCAGGCTGTTCTGAGTGAGGAGTGGGGAAAGATCTCTCtggcagtgactgaagtggatgttttacaagcagagcccagaaccagagctgagtttatgaaatattcttctcaaatcacactggatccaaatacAGCATACAACCGTTTGTCATTGAGTGACAGGGACAGAAAAGCAAAAGTAATGAACGGAAAACAGTTATATTTGGATCACCAAGACAGATTTAGAGAAAGGAgccaggtcctgagtagagagggtctgactggacgctgttactgggaggtgaaaTGGAGCGGGAGAGTTTATATAGCAGTTGCATACAAGGATATTAGAAGAACAGGCACCATGATTGAATGTGGATTTGGAtgtaatgacaaatcttggtcaTTAGAATGTAACAGTAGTAGTTATACATTCAGACACAACAATATTTGTACTTCCGTCTCAGGCCCTCAGTCCTCCAGAATAGGAGTTTACCTGGATCACAGGGCAGGTACTCTGTCttactacagcgtctctgaaaccatgactctcctccacagggTCCAGACCACgttcactcagcctctctatCCTGGATTTTGGATTCCAAATTGTGATGTTGGAGACACTCCTGAGCTGTGTGAGCTCAAGTAG